One part of the Paroedura picta isolate Pp20150507F chromosome 5, Ppicta_v3.0, whole genome shotgun sequence genome encodes these proteins:
- the LOC143837738 gene encoding uncharacterized protein LOC143837738, whose product MGNNGIFDSRWAANPRLFEVNGPAWLGGVCVSLQVQYGSAVGVDGRAMPRASQGLSWNVLGTGSGCLGPHKSGSQRGCLMLVTENGTMRQMEWHAIRPGSDPLGGLKASPGSDIVWMQLPSWTLLRRQTSCSSVTVGVRIPQSIG is encoded by the exons atggggaacaatggcatcttcgacagcagatg ggcggccaatccaaggttatttgaagttaatgggccagcctggcttggaggggtgtgtgtctcattacaggtccagtatggaagtgctgttggtgtggatgggcgagcaatgccaagagcttcccagggcttgagctggaatgtgcttggcacaggaagtggctgcttaggaccacacaag agcggcagtcaacgggggtgcctgatgctggttacagagaatggcaccatgcggcagatggaatggcatgctataagacctggaagtgatccacttgggggtctgaaggcatcacctggctcggacattgtttggatgcagctgccttcctggacattgctgcgaaggcagacttcctgttcaagcgtgacagtgggagtccgtattcctcaaagcattggctga